The genomic region AAAGTCGCTAGATTATGTGATGATGTAACCACGTAGAACTTGCATATGGAGGGAAGCTGAACAGCATCCTGTTCTCTCTGGATTACTTTGTTTGCAGGGGTTAGGGACTATATAATGGTATtttcattatgattattattatttaactacTTACAAACTGGCCAATTAGTGTGGAACAAAGTTGCCAGATTTGTCTGTAATCACCAGACAAGATTTTTAGGTCAATAAGTGTCCAAATCTATTGCCGACAAAGTTGCTAAACACTACTGCATATTGCTTATCATGAGGCAATGAATCcctgtcaccaaagaagcaaaaatatgaagagaaaaaaaaaaaatctgaaaaatgcaatctgcaacctcaccactagatgacaccaaatcctacacactgtagctttaagacactcaaacctcctagtccaccagaaTCTTAAACACTCTGAGAAAGCACTCGCTTCCCCATGTTTATTGCTACATCAATTCGCTACTGAGCAGAAAACAAGATTTTTAATCTTCGTTTAAACTCGGGAGTAGAGTTTTTAGCTGAGGAAACTCCTTTTGTTTCACATAGTAGTCCAGCCACACCAGTATAGTGTAGTGGTCAGTAGTGTGGGGGAGTGGTTAGGCGAGCCAACCAGAGCGAGGCACGAACCTTTGGATGCTAACTGTACATCTATATACATTAGATCTGCTGCAGCGTTGTTACTTCTTCACTTTGACACAAATGGGCAAAGTTATGCACTTGCTCTGTGGAAGCAATGAGTACTGCGTCCTCAGAATGTGGAATACATTTATCACTTTCACATTGTGTCAGAGAACGTCGCACAATAAAAGCAGTTTGCTTCCAATCCATATTGTTGTCTTGGAGTTTTGTGCTGTAACGTGATGACGGCGCAGCGGTTTTAAGTGCAGTACGCTTTGGACTTCTGCATTAGGTTACTTCTTGTTGCAGTTGCGTATACAGGGAAGATCCTGTGTGATGCTGATAACTTTGACAAGCCCAGTGTTGCATATATTCCCAAACAGACAGAAGTGCTTCACGTTTTAGTGCAAAACTCTTGCAAAATCCTTAAATACTGCCACATGTTGATATTTTGCTGCCGAATATGGTGCCCATGTTAACAGATTTCTCATTAACAAGTCAAAGCTGTCCATGTCATAGAAACCCCCCAAAAACCACAAACTCCACTCTCTGAGCCTGTGGCATCACTCATCCGGGGATGTGAGGACAGCGGGAGGGCAGGGCGTGTCAGCAGGGGCAGGTTCAGGCAGGTTACAGTAGGATGAGGTAGGGTCAGTGGCCTGGAAGAGATGGGGTGAGGGAGTGGCTTTTAGCCCCTGGACAGCTGGGGAGGAGAGGAATGGGTTTAAGGTTTACTGCTTTTGTGGCTTGCTCTGATGTAACCAGAGGGCGCCGTTGGTCAGGGAGCTAGATCAGGGTGGGAAATGGCCACGACGCCTAACAGTGGTGCAGCTGCAGTCTGTGGGAATGTGTGGCTGTGCAGCTGGTGTCGCTGGAGCTGCTCTGGAGGCTGTACTGGTCCTCCTCTTCTCCGTCGCTAATGCTGTCCACGCTGTCCGCCTCGCCAGGTGTGAACTCCATGCCCTCGATGTCCACCTCTGCACATGACAGGAAGCACAAAggttgtatgtttttatttttaaatactgaCAGAGCGGAAACTGTTTATTTGTACCCAGCTGTGGGCACACTGCTGCATGTGTGGATTAAAATGGGATTTAGGTGGCCGCTAGCGCCGCGTTAACAGCCACAGCTTTGTGCTCCCACAGCTAATCCCCAACCATTGACAAACAGCTACATGTGTTTACCCGCACCAGGATTTATAAACGTACTGTAACAGTCCAAGCTGAAGCCTGTGACACGGTTGAGCAACACATACACCTTACGCCTCTCAGGACCACTTCCTGGAGATTTGGGATTCAAACAAAATCAGGGGCAGGGAGCAGAGGCAAGGGTGAAAGCAACTGGACTTTGGCAGCAGATTACTGATTTAACTCAGAGAATTTCTGCTTCATGGAGATCAGGAGTGACCTGGATGCAGCCCTGCAGCAGCTTCAGTGCACGCACAGGATGGCTGTGCAAACATGCAACACAACATCAGTTCCTACTGGCAGCTACAGTCTGTCCTGTTAACCTCTGACCGCGGGCATCACCTGCAAACAGTGTTGAGGCTCTGGTGAAGGCAAATACCTCCGACTGGGATTACATTTACAGTTTTGGGCAAGTAGGGGAATGAACACGTCAGACCTGCATGTTAAATTAATCATCTGTTACACCTGGCAGTGATTAAAAGTTGGTTTAAGTTCATGCCTTTGCTGTAAAAAGGAACAGACCTGATGACAATTCTCCCTactcataaagaaaaaaaaaaaaacagattgacccagaatgcattgcttaTTGCAAGTCCACATTTAGTTTTTCATGTATGGTTTTTTATTATCTATTTTTTACATGTATCTATGAGAAAGTCAAACAAGTTCATACGATTTTACAACAGTGTAACCATGAAGGGTTGGAGAGGAATCAATTTCACATTCAGAATCTCAACAGGACACTGGTGTGGACACGGGGCTTTAAAGCAGTTAGCATTGCTAACTCTTTGCAACATCTGTGTTTATCAGCAGAATTATGGAAAGAGAGTTTAGAACTcgctcccccccccaccccctgttAACACTAATGTCACGAATGCTTAAAAAGTAACAATCAGGTTTTTCCAAGCAAGACCGCCCTTCCATAAATGCAGGACACGTGATATGTGTTGGATCTCCTGATGAGACGGTGGCCTCATTTTATAAACTTATTCTTCACAATTACGCACACCATAGTGTCACCAGAGATTTTCATCGATCGGTACAGGATAAATTAACCCATATTCACTAAATCCATGTGCATTTTCTCTTGTTTAATTTCGTATGCGCCACAGCTGCGTTTAGCTTAGTACGTCTGTAcaaacctcagttcgtctgtatttcgttttgctttcattcttgacggtttcttatcgtttgcttaatTTTCAGAACGTTAGCATTTCGTTTGACTTTCACCCAACTttgttcaacctcccaagtccaatgtACTGAACGAAGGTTGATGAACGCAACGGTATctgaatgaatcaataactaaagcttcgacAACCGAAACGAAGCATCCTTGTATTGCTCATGAATCATTCATTTTTGGGACAAAAAAAGCAatcttttcatacagaaacaatagtgttaagaatgttttatcatctactttaaattatttatacacattTCAACCGTTtctggctggcctgcgtgtgtgtgtattcagGAGTAGCCTTGGTCTGACACAGACAGTTCCCCATGGCTGATGCCATGAACTTGTCAAAAGTACTTGTCAGGACAAAtactatcacagataaagtgtacaacaaggtacagacatgccgcgagaactcagaatgtgaagacaaacaaaacttattgttgtgaagacaaataaAATCCTGCACCTGCACGTACTGTAGACATGACAACAAGGCAGGCTGCACTGGTTTTATACCTGCTTTCGATCACATCATCATGagcgtttcattttgattttatttaaagcgtCGAGGTTGATGTTTTTCTTTCGTTCATTtcgattttgttttgttcctcacgGTTTTCGCTGATGAGAAAGGTGCAggatctttcatccaccttttcttgacAGTTTTTTACTTTTAATCCTTCGTACAGCTATCACTgactgccgtgtgaccggggcattAGACAATGTTTGGTATGAAATCCTAGCTACATGTAACTGTAAAAGGTATGTACTGATTTTCCACATGACCTGTTAAATTAATTACAATCACATTTAGACTGTACCCAACAGTGTAAACGGCTGTTTAAATGGACACAATTAATGTTCAAAGCAGTAATCAATACATTGTTGTCACCACGTGTTCCCAATTTAAGAGGCCACAAGATGAATCTAAGGGTTATGGAGCAAACACCAAAACAAGAGCTCTGATGGCTGCAATACAACATTTTATATCATTTTAAACATTGGTGATATGTACCCCAGCCTGCTTAACTGAGCTCAGCCTCAAATCTGCGCAAGGGCCAAGCAAGCTAAAAGCTAATTTGTAGTATCAAGTTTGATCACAACCTACAAAGACCTTGTGGAGTTCTTGAATACACCTGGTTTCAGAGTCTCTGCCTCCTAGTGACCAAAATTAGAACAGAATATTTACCGAGGCCTACATTATGTGAATTTGTGCACCAAGATTAACTTTGATACAAGATTTTTTGTGATATCATGCAGACATCAACCACACAGATGTCAGCCATGCGCAGTTGCGCAGTTCCTAGAACTACTCTGCCTTTGGCAATGCAagtgaaaataaaatacaaaataaaataaacacatttGACAAATAGTTGACTTTTGCATGTTTCTGAAAATTGTTCAAATGAGACACAGAAATGTTTAAGAACCAGCGCTAAAGGTGAAATTTGCgaacaaattattttaaaatgcgACAGCCAAACGATCCAGATTTTGGATGAGTGTGGTTGTGTTGTGGTACCTTGCTCTGAGTCAGTGGATATGGTGGAGCCCATGCTGTCAGTGCGGATACGTTCCATGGATCCTGACACAGAGAGCTGCTCCAGGCGGCGTTTGAGGTAGCGGTGCTCTCGCTgcagctgctccttcacatttaaAGCCTTCCTGTCCTGCTCCTCCAGcttctgcaaacacacacacacacacacacacacacacacacacacacacacacacacacacacacacacacacacacactgaatcagCGTGACATTTTTCTCATCATTTTGAATTCAGATGTCATTTTTGTCAAGCGTAACGTTTATATTTTAAATACTCATCTTGATGCTGTAACTGTATTGTATTTAATACAGAAATATTAAAGTATATTTTGCAGGCAGAATCACAAAGCAACACATTTTTAACATGATCATGAAACATGGTTTCAATGGCTTTAGAATGTGAAGCTGAAATAAATCAATTCTTATATTTATGAAAAGTTGACAGGAGTGTGTTTGACACATCTTTGCACACATAACTTATCAGCGTTGACTCAGTGCTCAGTCTAACCATGTGAGAACAGAAGACAACGCTGTGACGAGAATTACGGGCGATCATTTGA from Thalassophryne amazonica chromosome 15, fThaAma1.1, whole genome shotgun sequence harbors:
- the mxd4 gene encoding max dimerization protein 4 — its product is MELNSLLILLEAAEYLEKRDRGAEHGYASVLPYNSDFSRKKTKASPISRKTQNNRSSHNELEKHRRAKLRLYLEQLKKLVPLGPDSTRHTTLSLLKRAKMHIKKLEEQDRKALNVKEQLQREHRYLKRRLEQLSVSGSMERIRTDSMGSTISTDSEQEVDIEGMEFTPGEADSVDSISDGEEEDQYSLQSSSSDTSCTATHSHRLQLHHC